The Desmodus rotundus isolate HL8 chromosome 2, HLdesRot8A.1, whole genome shotgun sequence region ACTATGTGTTTTGTCCCTAAAAGTCTCTCTGCGTCATAACTCCTCAAGAAATCAAGTTTCATGACAAGCATGTCAGCTAAACTTAGCAAAAGCCAAATGCAAGGATTGCACATATTTGAGGTGAATGGGATCACCTTTCTTGCCCAGCAGGCTTTGGATGCTGAAATCAGAGATGTGCAGTCGCCACCCACAGCTAGGGAAGAGAAATCAGCAGCTGACCTGGCAGCAAAACTCATGCTTCTTGATGAACTGGTATCGCTGGAGAATGatgtaattgaaacaaagaagaaaaggagcttCTCTGGATTTGGGTCTCCCCTGGACAGACTCTCAGCTGGCTCTATGGATCACAAAGGTAAACAGAGGTAAGTGAACACTTGGAGaaggaacattttcattttctccttcttctacTCTGGGTTCAGAAAAACAGAAttccacagggaaaaaaaaatacaatgaaagccTTGTACATAAACAGATTCGACAGCATGTTAGCTAACTTGTGAGTTTCATAGTATGATTTTGGATATAACTGTTGGAGGAGCAAAGTGATGCTACAGTATGTATGCTTCCACGCTTCTGTCATGAAGTTTCCTGAGGGCGATGCAGTTGCTTGTGGTTATAAAATACCTACAGTAAGACATCGCTGCATTTGGAAAGTGAGCTATGAGATAAATATTACTGTTAATTGAGTTTTCTATTTATTAGAGGTAACTAGAataccatttttttaaaccaatgatACAAAGCTTCCTAAGTTATGTGAAGAATTCAACTCCTCTATACACAAAGGTAGTGATTTCTTAGGACTTTGAGTCAGAACATGTGTATTTAAGTCAAATTTCTCATCATTTCCAGCAATGTAACTTGTATAAGAGTCTTATCCTATGTGATCCTCACATCAATTATCTGTGAAAAGGGGAGAATCACTTATCTTTGTAAAAAATCAAATGAGCATATTTTTTGCatgcttttttaaacatttttatatattttatttatca contains the following coding sequences:
- the OSTN gene encoding osteocrin translates to MLDWRLASAHVILAVTLMLWGSGEVLSVDVATEALDAEIRDVQSPPTAREEKSAADLAAKLMLLDELVSLENDVIETKKKRSFSGFGSPLDRLSAGSMDHKGKQRKVVDHPKRRFGIPMDRIGGNRLSNSRG